GCGGCCGCGGTCGTCTTCGTCAACGGGCACGGGGGAAACCTCGACGCGGTCACCGGCGCAGTGGAGGTCCTGCGCGCCGAGGGTCAGACCGTCGCCTGGTTCCCCTGCGCGTCGGCCGACGCCGACCCGCACGCCGGGTGGGCCGAAACCTCCGTCATGCTCCGGCTGCGGCCGCAGGACGTCCGGTCCGAGCGCGCCCGCCCGGGCAACTGCGCCCCCCTCCACATGCTGCTGCCCGCCTTGCGGGAGCAAGGCCTGCGGGCCGTCACCGCGAACGGCGTCCTGGGCGACCCTTCCGGGGCCGACGCGGACGCCGGGGAGGCGCTGGTGGTGGACATGGTCGCCACCGTCGCCAACGGCGTCCGGCGACTGGGTCCGCCGTGACGGGTGCGGGGACGGCCCGGGGCGGGCTGCCGCACGGGTCCCGTGTCGTCCTCACCCGCGACGTCAAGGCCCTCGACGGTGGTCGGGTGCTCGCCGGGGGGTCCCCCCTGACCGCCGTCCAGCTCAGCGACGCCGCTGCGCAGGTCCTGCGGGGCTGGGCGGTCCCCGTGCAGGACGACACGTCGGCGGCGGTCGCCGACAGGCTCCTCGCCCTCGACCTGGCTGACCCCCGCTTCGACGACGGCCCGGCGACG
This Kineococcus aurantiacus DNA region includes the following protein-coding sequences:
- the mftE gene encoding mycofactocin biosynthesis peptidyl-dipeptidase MftE, translating into MTADRSALKSHTWESVPAWATVLVPVGSFEQHGPHLPLDTDTAVAAEVADRAARALSTAHVVVAPAIPYGSSGEHQAFPGTMSIGTPVLTSVLVELGRSLRTWAAAVVFVNGHGGNLDAVTGAVEVLRAEGQTVAWFPCASADADPHAGWAETSVMLRLRPQDVRSERARPGNCAPLHMLLPALREQGLRAVTANGVLGDPSGADADAGEALVVDMVATVANGVRRLGPP